CGATTCCGGATAGGCCCCGAACAGCAGCACGTGGTCGCCCGCCCAGAACGAGGCGAAGCCGGCCTTCTCGGCGGCTCTGGCGGACCGCCGGATGAACTCGCCGGTCGAGCAGGGGCCGACGCCGACGGTGCAGATGCCAACTTTCATGCCGCTTTCTCTTCCCTTCGCCCGAGGCCGTAGTCGCCGACGATCGTCGTGCGGCGCATGATCCGTGTTTCCTCGGGCGGCACGCCGGTCGCGCAGTGGAGCATGCGCCAGTTGTCCCAGAGCACCATGTCGCCCGGCTGCCACTTATGGAAATACATCAGCTCGGGCCGGATGACGTGATCGATCACTTCGGCGAGCAAGGCATCGCCTTCGGGGTTTTCCATCCCCTCGATGCCGTCGGCGAACCAGGGTGAGACGTGGAGGATCTTCTGCCCAGTCTCGGCCTGCTGGTAGACCAGCGGGTGAATCGCGCGTTGCTGGACCGAGGGATGATCCATGCCCTTGCGGAACAGCGTGGACATCCGCACCAGCTTGTCGACCGGGCTGCCGAACTTGGCGCGGGTGAAATCGGGCTGGTACGAGTAGATCACGCTGAGCCCCTCGATCCGCGCCTTCAGGCGGTCGGGCAGGAGCGCATAGGCGGCGATCTGGTCGATGAAGCCGGTGTCGCCTCCGCGCCCCGGCAGGACTTCGGGACGCAGGATGCCGCCGTGGTTGATCCGGTCGACATAGGCACCATCGAAGTGCCAGGGCAGGTAGCCGCCGCGCTGCTCGCCTTCGATCTCGTAGATGTTGCCGTCCTCGCGGTCGAACTCGATCGGGGCGAGCGCCTTGTGCTCGGTCTTGATGTCGGTGCCGGCCATCATCGGATGGACTTCGGGCTCACCATAGATTTCCGAGAGCGCGAGCTGGGTGTCTATGCCGCCCGGAATGCCGCGGAAGACGACGAGGCCTTTGTCGATCCAGAGGTCGTGCAGCGCCTGGCGGACTTTCGGATCGCCCAGAGTGCCAGGATCGAGCTCCGTGATCATGGCCCCGTAACGGTCCTGGCCGGGCAGGGGGGCGACGTCGAACATCAGCGCCCCGGTGTCGCTTGCCGCATCACGTCCATCGGCACCGTCCGCGTGTCTCGGCCCGATCGCAACAGCGTGCCCGGCAAGGCGCCCGTGTGCTCACCGTGGCGGACGATCTCGACGCCGCCGACGAGCACGTGGTCGATCCCCACCGCCTCGGCATAGATGCGGTATTCGTTGCCGCCGGGCAGGTCGTAGCGTCGGCCGATCGGCTGGCCGGCGATCGTATCCGGATCGAAGACGACCACGTCAGCATGATAGCCCTCGCGGATCAGGCCGCGGTCGATCAGGCCGAAATAGGCGGCGGGCCGCGCGGTGAGCTGGTGCACGGCCGCTTCGAGCGCGATGATCTTCTCCTCGCGCACACCCTTGCCGAGCACGGTCGTGGCGTAGTCGAAGCTGTCTATCAGATCGAGGTGAGCGCCGGCGTCCGAGGCGCCGACAAGCGTCCGGTCGTCGGCCCAGAGGCGCCCGCGCAGTTCCCACGAAGCGCGGTCGTGACCGCCCTGGTCGGGGGAGAAGACGGTCGCCAGTCCGTCGGCGACGGCGATGTCGAAGAAGGCATCGACCGCGCTCTTGCCCTCTTCGGCGGCGATGGCCGCTACCTGACGGCCGTCATGGCGGGCATTGGTCGACGACACCACGGTATAGGTCGCCAGCGTTGCAAAGGATTTGAGCCCCGAATCCGCGGGGATCAGCTCGGCGTCTGCCGCCAGTTGCCGGCGCACTTCGGGATCGCGGAATTTTTCGATCCGCTCTGGAATCGGCAGCTTGAACACCTCGCGCCAGAGGCCAGGCAGCACGTCGAACATCATCCCGTTCTTCAGGCTCATGTAGACGCCCGGCGTGCGCGGCATGGTCAGCGCGATCACCTCGCCGCCGCGCGCTCGCGCCGTGTCGCTGATCGACAGCTGCCGCGCGGCGATCTCGGCAGCATTGGCTTTTCCGTTCACCACCAGCACGTTCCAGTTGACCGGCCGCTGCCCCGCCAGCGAAAACTCGGCCATCAGGTCCGCCGTGCTCTCAAGCTTGTCGAGGTCCGGCAGCAGCTCCAGTCCGGTCCCTTCGTGCTTCGCGACGACGCTGGCGAGGGCCAGGAATTCCTCGCGCTCGGCCCAGCGCGAGGGGACGGGCTGACCTTCGTAATCGTTGTGCGTCGGCGATGTCGTGGTGGAGAAGCCCAGCGCGCCTTCGGCCAGCGACCGGTCGAGCAGGTCTTGCATCGCGGCGATCTCCGCCGCGTCGGCCTTCTCGCCCACCGCCCGCGGCCCCATCACCGCGCGGCGGATCGCCGAATGGCCGACGAAGAAGCCGGCGTTGAGCCCTAGGCCGCCTTCGACCCGGTCGAGATAGTCGCCGAACGAGGACCAGCCCCAGTCGGACACCGCCTCCAGCGTTTCGAGCGGCATGCCTTCGACGCGCGACAGCATGCGGCGGATGTAGGGGCCCGACTCAGCCGTCAACGGCGCGATCGAAAAGCCGCAGAAGCCGCCGATCACCGTGGTGACGCCGTGGAAGCACGAAGGCGTGAGCTTGGGGTCCCAGAACACCTGCGCGTCGTAATGCGTATGCGCATCGATGAAGCCGGGCGCGACCACCCGCCCGCTCGCGTCGATCGTCTCACGCGCCGCCTCGGTCACAGTGCCGATCGCGACGATGCGGCCGTCCCTGATGCCCAGATCGCCCGCGAAGCCCGGGCTGCCGGTGCCGTCGACGATGGTTCCGCCGATTATCCTGGTATCGAGCATGTGCCCGCACCCTCTCCATGTTTGTCTGTTGCTTACCAGCTAAGCGGGTGAATAGAACAGCCAAGGATGGAACAGGCGAAGACGCCGTTCTTGGCGAGAGAGGAAAGCCGATGACGATGACGGTATCGCAGATTCGCGACGAGATGGCCGATCGCGAGGCGATCCGCGACTGCCTGATGCGCTACAGCCGCGGGATCGACCGGATGGACCCCGAAGTGCTCGCCTCCGCCTATTGGCCCGGGGCGATGGACTATCACACCGGCTTCACCGGCACGGTCGAGCAGTTCATCGAATGGGCCCTGCCGCGGCTCGCCGCGATGGAGCAGGCCATGCACATGATCGGCAACGTGCTGATCCGCATCGACGGCGACACGGCCAAGGTCGAGTCCTACCTGTGGTCGGTCAGCGTGCTGCCGGGCGACGATGCGCGCCAGGTCATGGTCGTGGGCCGCTATCTCGACAAGTTCGAGAAGCGGAATGACGAGTGGCGGATCGCCGAGCGCCTGGTGGTCCACGACTGGTTCCAGGAGGGGCCGGCGGACAACGATTGGTCGGCAGGCCCCTTTGGCATGACCGGCCTGCTACGCGGGACCACCGTGCCGAAGGATGCCAGCGTCGACTGGTTGGAGCTGCGGGTTTGAGCGATGCACATACCTGCGTGGCGAGCCCATAGTGCCATCCGTTGTGGCTGGCAGATTGCGGCGGGCCTATCCTCACTCGATGCGCGTTTATTGCCTTTGTCTGTCGTTGTTCTTGGCAGGATGTAGTCGATCGACGAATACGTTTGAGGTTCAAGCCGCGGGTGCGACATCAGCAAAGCTTGAGCTTTGTGGGCAATCGACGGAGCTTCAACGGAGCGGCGATAAGTTTGCCGGCAGCTACCCGGTTGGCTGCGAGGGGGATGGCGTCATCAAGGTCAGCTTTCTAAGCCAAACGTCTGTCATTTGCCCCATCGGATACGTAACACCGGGAGCACGCCAGAATTTCCGATTCAAGATCGATGACGGTAGATGCACTCCATCTGAAATCTAGTCCGAGGTCCCCTTTTCGGACTGGCGTCGCGCCTGTGGGTCTATGCTTTAATCGCCGGCCTCGCGGCATTTCATGTCGATGGCGCGGCGCTGGAGCGTGCTGGCCGCGCCGCCCTCGCGCTTCATTTCCTCATCGACGCAGCGCTGCGAGGGTGTGCGGGTGTCGGCATTCTGTGCACGGATGCGGCGGTCGAGCTCGATCACGTCGGCCAGTTCCTGCGGCGTGAGGCTGCCGATCTGCCGGCCGCCGTTCATCACCGCCTCGTAGTTGGCGCGCGCTTCGGCGACGCGGCTCTGCGCCAGCGCGCTGCCCTGCCAGCCGAGCCCGAGCGTCAGGACCAGCGCCGCCGCTATCGTCTTCGTCATTGGATCTACCCTGCTATCGCTTCCTCGCGGGCCAGCTCGATCGCCGGCTGGGATTCCAGCCAGTTCGCCAGCAGGCGCAGGTCCTTTTCCACCGCTTCGGTGTACAACGGCTTAAGCGCTTCGGAGACGGCCAGCACGAGTTGCCCTTTCCGGCGGCTCAGCGTCGAGCCCGAAAGCGTCTGTGCGATGCAGCCGCTGAACTTGCGGCACAGCCGCGTCGCGAGGCCCCAGGTCACCGCTTCGCGCAAGTCGGCGAGCGGGGCGAGGCGCAGGTATTCGTCGGGGATCGCGGTGCGCCCGGTATTGGCCATGGCCGCCATCGCCAGGATCGCGCGCTCGCGGTCGTCGATGCCGATCCAGCGCTTGCGCAGCGCCCAATCCATCGCCTGCTCCATGCGCAGGTTTGGCTCGATCCGCTGCGCCGCCAGCGCCAGCATGGTCGCGGCGAGGCGTAGGCGTTCGCTGTTTGGCGCTTTGGGGCCGGCCTCACCGGGTATGCAGACGTCGGCGGTCCAGCCGTTGACCATGGTCGCTGCGGCGGGGGAGACGTCGAGCGTCTCGGCGAAGGCGGATACGCCCGCGAGCATCGGATCCTGGGCCCGCACGCCGGGGCTGAGCCGGCGGTAGAGCAGGCCCTCGCGCAGGCCCCAGGACGAGAAGATCAGGCTCGCCGGCTTGATCTCGCGCGCCAGGACCGCGAGCAGCGCAGCGGCATCGGGCAGAGTGGCAAGGCGCGAGGGCGAAAGCCGCGGGACGTCCGCGGTGAGCCTGCCCGAAACCACGCTGCGGCAAAGCCTGATCGCGGTCTCGGTATCGATCTCCCAACCGTGCGGATCGTCGAGCGGCCAGCCGAGCTTGGCCATGAAATAGCGGGCCAGCGCACGGAACGAGCCGCCAACCAGATAGAGCGGCAGGCCCGAGCCGTCGGGCCAGTCGGCCGCGCGCAGCGCCTTGTGGACGCGCGCGTTGAACTTCGCCGCGCCGCCGGCGCGCAGGGCTTCCAGTCGCAGCGTGCCGAAGGGCATGGTCACGCCGTGGCGGGCGTTCTGGCCGTCGAGTTCGGTCAGTTCCAGGCTGCCTCCGCCGAGGTCGGCGACGACACCCCTGGCGCCGGGGAAGGCGGCCATGATGCCGTGAGCGCTGGCGATTGCCTCTTCCTCGCCTGTCAACAGGCGCGGATCGAGCCCGAGCGCGCGCACCTGATCGAGGAAGGCCTCGCCGTTGCTGGCATCGCGCACCGCGGCCGTGGCGACGGTCTCGACGTCGCTTACCTCCATCATGCGCAGCAAGGTGGCATAGCGGCCGAGCGCCGACAGCGCGGACCTCATCGCCTTGTCCGACAGCGCGCTCGTCTCGCTCATGTTCCGGCCGAGCCGGGCGGTGACCTTCTCGTTGAGCAGCACAGAAGGCGCGCGCGGGGGCCCGCCGTAAACGACGACACGGACGGAGTTCGATCCGATGTCGATGATCGCGTGTCGCTCTGCCACTACCGTTCCCGTCATGCGGTTGGTGAAAAACACCGCGTCGCTCCTGTCACACTTTCCCGCGGCGCAAGGCAAGCTTCGGCACCTTGCGCCCGCTGGTCAATGCCGCGCCTCGGCCCGAAAGCGAAGGGTTGGTCATGAAGTAACGGTGCAAATTGAAGGGGGTTTCCCCCTTTTCCATGCGAGCGTAGCTGCCGTCGGGCGCGAGCACCCAGGACTGTTCGGTGTCGAGCAGGTTGGCGAGCATGACCTGGCTCAACACCTGGTCGTGGACGGTGCGGTTGCGGATCGGCACGAGCAGCTCGACTCGCCGGTCGAGATTGCGGCTCATGCCGTCGGCCGAGGTGATGAACACCCGCGCACGGCGGTTGGGCAGCTCGGCGCCGTTGGCAAAGGCCCAGATGCGGCTGTGCTCGAGGAAGCGGCCGATGATCGACTTGACCGTGATGTTTTCCGACAGGCCCTCGATCCCGGGCCGCAGGCAGCAGATGCCGCGGATCACCAGCGCGATCATCACGCCCGCCTGGCTCGCTTCGTAGAGCCGGTTGATCAGCTTCGAATCGGTCAGCGCGTTGAGCTTGGCCCAGATCGTCGCAGGCTTGCCCGCGCGGGCGTTGGCGATCTCGCGGTCGATGCA
The window above is part of the Novosphingobium sp. G106 genome. Proteins encoded here:
- a CDS encoding TauD/TfdA family dioxygenase; translated protein: MFDVAPLPGQDRYGAMITELDPGTLGDPKVRQALHDLWIDKGLVVFRGIPGGIDTQLALSEIYGEPEVHPMMAGTDIKTEHKALAPIEFDREDGNIYEIEGEQRGGYLPWHFDGAYVDRINHGGILRPEVLPGRGGDTGFIDQIAAYALLPDRLKARIEGLSVIYSYQPDFTRAKFGSPVDKLVRMSTLFRKGMDHPSVQQRAIHPLVYQQAETGQKILHVSPWFADGIEGMENPEGDALLAEVIDHVIRPELMYFHKWQPGDMVLWDNWRMLHCATGVPPEETRIMRRTTIVGDYGLGRREEKAA
- a CDS encoding amidohydrolase family protein; this translates as MLDTRIIGGTIVDGTGSPGFAGDLGIRDGRIVAIGTVTEAARETIDASGRVVAPGFIDAHTHYDAQVFWDPKLTPSCFHGVTTVIGGFCGFSIAPLTAESGPYIRRMLSRVEGMPLETLEAVSDWGWSSFGDYLDRVEGGLGLNAGFFVGHSAIRRAVMGPRAVGEKADAAEIAAMQDLLDRSLAEGALGFSTTTSPTHNDYEGQPVPSRWAEREEFLALASVVAKHEGTGLELLPDLDKLESTADLMAEFSLAGQRPVNWNVLVVNGKANAAEIAARQLSISDTARARGGEVIALTMPRTPGVYMSLKNGMMFDVLPGLWREVFKLPIPERIEKFRDPEVRRQLAADAELIPADSGLKSFATLATYTVVSSTNARHDGRQVAAIAAEEGKSAVDAFFDIAVADGLATVFSPDQGGHDRASWELRGRLWADDRTLVGASDAGAHLDLIDSFDYATTVLGKGVREEKIIALEAAVHQLTARPAAYFGLIDRGLIREGYHADVVVFDPDTIAGQPIGRRYDLPGGNEYRIYAEAVGIDHVLVGGVEIVRHGEHTGALPGTLLRSGRDTRTVPMDVMRQATPGR
- a CDS encoding nuclear transport factor 2 family protein, with translation MTMTVSQIRDEMADREAIRDCLMRYSRGIDRMDPEVLASAYWPGAMDYHTGFTGTVEQFIEWALPRLAAMEQAMHMIGNVLIRIDGDTAKVESYLWSVSVLPGDDARQVMVVGRYLDKFEKRNDEWRIAERLVVHDWFQEGPADNDWSAGPFGMTGLLRGTTVPKDASVDWLELRV
- a CDS encoding Ppx/GppA family phosphatase, with the translated sequence MFFTNRMTGTVVAERHAIIDIGSNSVRVVVYGGPPRAPSVLLNEKVTARLGRNMSETSALSDKAMRSALSALGRYATLLRMMEVSDVETVATAAVRDASNGEAFLDQVRALGLDPRLLTGEEEAIASAHGIMAAFPGARGVVADLGGGSLELTELDGQNARHGVTMPFGTLRLEALRAGGAAKFNARVHKALRAADWPDGSGLPLYLVGGSFRALARYFMAKLGWPLDDPHGWEIDTETAIRLCRSVVSGRLTADVPRLSPSRLATLPDAAALLAVLAREIKPASLIFSSWGLREGLLYRRLSPGVRAQDPMLAGVSAFAETLDVSPAAATMVNGWTADVCIPGEAGPKAPNSERLRLAATMLALAAQRIEPNLRMEQAMDWALRKRWIGIDDRERAILAMAAMANTGRTAIPDEYLRLAPLADLREAVTWGLATRLCRKFSGCIAQTLSGSTLSRRKGQLVLAVSEALKPLYTEAVEKDLRLLANWLESQPAIELAREEAIAG